In Myxococcus stipitatus, the following are encoded in one genomic region:
- a CDS encoding efflux RND transporter periplasmic adaptor subunit, protein MSRLHLFIAALVCALAASCKEHGHSHDGQDPRVHDEGGAPAVAEKPRPDVSITTYQDGLELFMEYPALVVGQPSPLVAHFTDARDADGFKPVTKGKVTATLRHADGGEERFVAERLLRDGIFKPEVRPAKSGAARLILRLEGEQVSGTVDVGPVTVFPSVSAAVAAAPREEAGESTVPFLKEQQWKTRYATAAARSRVLQGGVRANGELKPVAGQAVELAAPVTGQVSVSGPVPHLGQVVKKGQVLVRLSPVSVAGTTDLATVELEVSRARAELGLAEREVTRAEELLAAKAIPEKQLDGARVAREVAVARASAAERQLALYRGTQSGTGGLGAAAFELRSPLDGVVSFADVMPGAVVEVGKRLVSVINPSRLWLEAKVYEVDASRVERSPGAAFTVAGLEREFTVDETSGRRVAVGSVVDPLTRTVPVLFELPNPEGLLKPGMFAKVTLFTGETVHDVAIPESAIVDDNGRPTVFVVDGGESFFKRVLRPGVRSGGWVQVLEGVKEGERVVSRGAHELKLSTATGAIPEHGHQH, encoded by the coding sequence ATGAGTCGTCTCCACCTGTTCATCGCGGCCCTCGTGTGTGCACTCGCCGCTTCCTGCAAGGAGCACGGACACAGTCACGATGGGCAAGACCCCCGGGTCCATGACGAAGGCGGCGCTCCGGCCGTCGCCGAGAAGCCGCGGCCGGACGTCTCCATCACCACGTATCAAGACGGCCTGGAGCTGTTCATGGAGTACCCGGCGCTGGTGGTGGGACAGCCCTCACCGCTGGTGGCGCACTTCACGGATGCGCGCGACGCGGACGGCTTCAAGCCCGTGACGAAGGGGAAGGTGACGGCCACCTTGCGCCACGCGGATGGCGGCGAGGAGCGCTTCGTGGCGGAGCGGCTCTTGCGGGACGGCATCTTCAAGCCCGAGGTCCGCCCCGCGAAGTCTGGAGCGGCTCGGCTCATCCTGCGGTTGGAGGGCGAGCAGGTTTCAGGAACCGTGGACGTGGGCCCGGTGACGGTGTTTCCGTCGGTGTCCGCCGCGGTGGCCGCCGCTCCTCGCGAGGAGGCGGGTGAGTCCACCGTGCCCTTCCTCAAGGAGCAGCAGTGGAAGACGCGGTACGCCACGGCGGCCGCGCGGTCGCGTGTGCTCCAGGGCGGAGTGCGCGCCAACGGGGAGCTCAAGCCCGTGGCGGGCCAGGCGGTGGAGCTGGCTGCTCCGGTGACGGGGCAGGTGTCTGTCTCGGGGCCGGTTCCCCATCTGGGGCAGGTGGTGAAGAAGGGCCAGGTCCTGGTGCGGTTGTCGCCTGTCTCCGTGGCGGGGACGACGGACCTGGCTACCGTGGAGCTGGAGGTCTCCCGTGCTCGCGCCGAGCTGGGGCTGGCCGAGCGTGAGGTGACTCGGGCGGAGGAGCTGCTCGCGGCGAAGGCCATCCCGGAGAAACAACTCGACGGGGCCCGGGTGGCGCGAGAGGTGGCGGTGGCCCGCGCCTCCGCGGCGGAGCGTCAGCTGGCGCTCTATCGGGGCACGCAGAGCGGGACAGGAGGGCTTGGCGCCGCGGCCTTCGAGCTGCGCTCTCCCTTGGACGGAGTGGTGTCCTTCGCGGACGTGATGCCCGGAGCCGTGGTGGAGGTGGGCAAGCGGCTGGTGTCGGTCATCAATCCTTCGCGGCTGTGGCTCGAGGCGAAGGTGTACGAGGTGGATGCCTCCCGGGTGGAGCGGTCACCGGGCGCGGCCTTCACGGTGGCGGGGCTCGAGCGTGAGTTCACGGTGGACGAGACGTCGGGCCGCCGTGTCGCGGTGGGCAGCGTCGTGGACCCCCTCACGCGCACCGTCCCCGTGCTCTTCGAGCTGCCCAATCCCGAGGGGCTCCTCAAGCCCGGCATGTTCGCCAAGGTGACGCTCTTCACGGGAGAGACGGTGCATGACGTGGCCATCCCCGAATCCGCCATCGTGGATGACAACGGCCGGCCCACGGTCTTCGTCGTGGACGGCGGCGAGTCCTTCTTCAAGCGCGTCCTCCGCCCGGGTGTTCGCTCGGGAGGATGGGTGCAGGTGCTGGAGGGAGTGAAGGAGGGCGAGCGTGTCGTCTCGCGCGGCGC
- a CDS encoding TolC family protein yields the protein MSTIVGSIFAVLLARGASAQPSLTEERYVEQVLHGSLEARVSEAEAEVGRATAVGVGQWPNPSLAWQREKVTSGLADGASQDIVSLSIPLVLSGRLGLERASAGDGARAAEAKLSRARGELRHEATLAFASVLAARQRTSILEESLAALRRMTDVISARERAGAAAGYDRLRIETEAAAVEDARRGAVLDERRAQAEALRLLGPEVKSLPLLEGALAPERSLPAVESLHAELDSRRADVRALELEARSAGAEHRAAGRGWIPDVTVYGGAQVLDIGRPGEASGYVAGLTLPLPFFERRQGLIAQAEARERLAQARRAALLHAAHSRLTLAGEVVVERRERRVKQRDDALRRAEELRRVAEAAYQGGGVDLLVLVDAERTARDARLTAVDLAFDVAEAEADLLLLSGAWDGATPGGTQP from the coding sequence TTGTCTACTATCGTCGGTAGTATCTTCGCGGTGCTGCTCGCCCGTGGCGCCTCGGCGCAGCCCTCGCTCACGGAGGAGCGCTATGTGGAGCAGGTTCTCCACGGGAGCCTGGAGGCGCGTGTCTCCGAGGCCGAGGCGGAGGTGGGACGAGCCACGGCCGTGGGGGTCGGGCAATGGCCCAATCCCTCGCTGGCGTGGCAGCGGGAGAAGGTCACCTCGGGCCTGGCGGATGGGGCGAGCCAGGACATCGTGAGCCTCTCCATCCCGCTGGTGCTCTCCGGGCGGCTGGGTCTGGAGCGCGCGTCCGCTGGAGACGGTGCGAGGGCGGCGGAGGCAAAGCTCTCCCGGGCTCGAGGCGAGCTGCGACATGAGGCGACGCTCGCCTTCGCGTCCGTCCTCGCGGCGCGACAGCGGACCTCCATCCTCGAAGAGTCGTTGGCCGCGTTGCGACGCATGACGGACGTCATCTCCGCCCGGGAGCGCGCGGGGGCGGCGGCGGGGTATGACCGGCTGCGAATCGAGACCGAGGCCGCCGCGGTCGAGGACGCACGCCGTGGCGCCGTCCTCGACGAGCGGCGAGCCCAGGCCGAGGCCCTGCGCTTGTTGGGGCCCGAGGTGAAATCACTGCCGCTGCTCGAGGGAGCTCTGGCTCCGGAGCGCTCGCTGCCTGCCGTGGAGTCGCTTCACGCGGAGCTGGACTCGCGCCGCGCGGATGTCCGGGCGCTGGAGCTGGAGGCGCGCAGTGCGGGCGCGGAGCACCGCGCCGCGGGCCGTGGATGGATTCCAGACGTGACGGTGTATGGCGGCGCCCAGGTGCTGGACATCGGGCGGCCGGGTGAGGCGAGCGGGTACGTCGCCGGGCTCACCCTCCCTCTGCCCTTCTTCGAGCGGCGACAGGGGCTCATCGCCCAGGCGGAGGCACGTGAGCGGCTGGCCCAGGCTCGCCGTGCCGCGCTGCTGCATGCCGCTCACTCACGGCTCACGCTGGCGGGTGAGGTGGTGGTGGAGCGACGTGAGCGGCGAGTGAAGCAGCGTGACGATGCGCTGCGCCGCGCGGAAGAGCTCCGCCGTGTCGCCGAGGCCGCCTACCAGGGAGGCGGCGTGGACCTCCTCGTGCTCGTCGACGCCGAGCGGACAGCCCGTGATGCGCGGCTGACGGCGGTGGACCTGGCGTTCGACGTCGCCGAAGCCGAAGCGGACCTTCTTCTTCTCTCGGGCGCCTGGGATGGCGCCACACCTGGGGGCACCCAGCCATGA